Part of the Candidatus Thermoplasmatota archaeon genome is shown below.
GAATTGTCGCTCCGCTTCTTCCAAGACGCGTAACGTCAAGCTCATGATTGGCTTTTGCTGGTCGTTATGGAGAGTGAGAAAATGGGATACGGCAATAGAGATAGACGTAGAAGTTTTGACAGAGGACCAAGAGAAATGCACAAAGCAACGTGCTCGGACTGCAAGCAGGAATGCGAAGTACCGTTCAAGCCTACGGAAGGCAAGCCTGTCTACTGCAAGGAATGCTTTCAGAAGCACAGACCAGCAAGGAGATTCTAAGTACCGCACCTGATTCGTAGAACGATATAGAATCTGTTTTGGGAAGTTGTTAGTTCTCATGCAACATGTGCTTGCGTTACCAAAGCCTTAAACGCCATGACTGTACTGGGAGCCCCAAGACGTTTTCTGGACTAATAGTGAAAGGGAGACGCAAGAGGAATAGAATGAACATATACGTAGGTAATCTACCACATGAGGTCACCGAGACCGAGCTCCTGGAGGCTTTCCAAGCCTTCGGAGAGGTCGCATCGGCCAAGATCATCACTGACCAGCTCAGCGGCGAATCGAGAGGATTCGCATTCGTTGAGATGCCGACCGATGATGAGGCCGAGAAAGCGATCACGGGCCTAAACGGAAAGGACATGAAGGGTCGAACCCTCAATGTCAACAAGGCTCGTCCCCGTTCCGATAGGAATCGAGGTCGATCAGGACGCTCTTGGTGAGTTCTGGGTTTGGAAAACACTTCACAGATGGCTTCACACACGGGTTGTGAACAGGGGAGTCTCCCAGAGCGGTTCTGGTGAGCTTGTCTCGCCGTCCCAGT
Proteins encoded:
- a CDS encoding RNA-binding protein; this encodes MNIYVGNLPHEVTETELLEAFQAFGEVASAKIITDQLSGESRGFAFVEMPTDDEAEKAITGLNGKDMKGRTLNVNKARPRSDRNRGRSGRSW